The DNA sequence TTTAGGCCTATCTATCAGCAGAGAAAGAGAGGATCATATGTcctctcaattttcatcatcaTTGATTCGGACTAGGAGGAATCTGAATCTGCTGCCTTTGATTCCTCCCACAAGTAGAACAAGGGTCTTCCTCCAactgaggatgatgatgacgaagaaGAGAGAGCAAGGAGACCCCGAGAGTCAGAGTCGGGAGAACCACAAACCTCGTGGTGTTAACGAGCTTCAGCAACTCTTGCACAGCGACTCTACAGGTCAAATgggttttctaattttttttaaatcattcAAAATGTGTTCCTTCCCTTCCTTGATCAAGATGATTGAATCAATTATCAACCAGGTGGTGCTGGTGGTGGTGATTGGGACAAGTGCTGGGAGCAAGGTCTCACCCCTTGGGATCTAGGACAGCCAACTCCTGTTATTGCTCATCTTCATAGGTTGGGAGCCCTTCCCAAGGGCAGGGCTCTTGTCCCTGGATGCGGCACTGTGTGTCTCTCTTCCttccctagcttcatctgtttaTTCACTTACTTGCTGCCTGTGACTCATGACTCATCAATACATTTGGATGACATGCAGGGTTATGATGTTGTAGAGATTGCATGCCCTGAACGCCATGTTACCGGTTTAGACATTTCACACAATGCCATTAACAAGGCCCTCCAGGTGAGGCCCCTGCTTTGGCCTTTCGCTATCTCTTTAATACTCCTGCAGTCCCTGCTAAGATCTCTTCTTAATATGAAAATGTCCTTTTTTTGTATTCTGTATGGTGGCACTTAGTTGCTCAATGGTATGCCTACTGAATCGTTTCTGATAGGATTAGGATGCACACTGAATCGGTCTTCGGTTAGATATGATCTAGGTATTTCCGATAAGAATGCTACTTACTCAAATCTTTCGTTTTGAATGTCATGGCAGTTGTTTTCTTCACTACCCAATGCAATGCATTTTACCTTCTTAAAGGTGGACTTTTTTACCTGGCATCCAACTGAATTGTTTGATCTCATATTTGATTATACGTAAGTTAGCTTCGAATTCACTGTATTTGTTTTCCATTGAAAAATATCTTCATTGATCATGTTTAATGGAACAGGTTCTTCTGTGCTATTGAACCAGACATGAGATCAGCATGGGCACAAAAGATGAGGGACATCTTAAAACCAGATGGAGAGCTCATAACGCTAATGTTTCCAGTAATAAATTAACTCCTTCTTTTTCTGTGTGCATCTGTTCTTTGATAATGTTCCTTTCAATGGACATGAACACATCCATCTGATACTTATATAACACCCCACTTTCAGTTTTCATTGGTAATAGCCGACTCCTTTTAAATATTCATATCTTGAGGGTAATTATTTGCAATGTTTCCATCTTTTTTTGCCCATTTCGGAATGGTTTCACATAGTTCTGTTGTATTAAAAAGATTTTATGGCAGATCAGTGATCATCTTGGTGGACCCCCATATAAAGTGTCTGTTTCAGAGTAGGTTCTTACTCCAGATTCTGTTctagtttctgtttttttagTTCTGAATTATGTTTTCATTTATTCTAAGATTTGGAGTATGTACATATATTACTGACTTCTGCTTACAAGAATATACTCAGTATTCTTTATTCTTGGTTTAAATGTTCAGTTATGAAGAGGTGTTGCATCCCATGGGCTTTAAAGCAATCTCCATCTTGGATAATCATCTGGCTGTCCTACCTCGCAAGGTATGTACAGAAGGTTGCTCTCGTATCTGATGAAAGACCGTAGACTGTGAGCTTGATGCTGATATATCGCTTGTCTATTTATGTTCGTGTAGATAATCCCATGTAGTAGCTTTTGCTGCTTTGCACTTTGTTTTGTCCATGAAGTTTCACTCCAGTTGGGCTATTCACCTTTTTGCACAGAACTAATAATATAATGTAGCAACTGTTAAGTTCTAAATACATCATCATTATTTTTCAGGGACGAGAGAAGCTAGGAAGGTGGAAGAGGCCTGCAAGTAAATCCTCTCTATGACAATGATAATCCTTATCCTAGTTAAAGCATCGAGTGGCCTCCAACTGAAaatagtgaaatttgaactGGACATTTATGTAGTGATTTTCATTCCTCTTTGTTCGTCTAGAATCCGGACATGTAAGCCTGACTCTGGTATTACCGTCATCACTCATCCTTCCTGAGAGTAGATTAGTAGTTGCTGTTGACTCGGGATCATTTGATAAAGGTATCTGATTATTTACTTTAAAAAAACTTGCACATACTAAGACGAATCATCTGTATATATTCTCATTCAATCTGCTTTGAACCACAGAGATCAGAATGTACAGACGAGAACAAATACGTTCTTCAATGTTATAATGAAGAGATGGCAGTATTAAGAACCGGATATCTTCTCCTCTCCTCATATTTGGTTGCTAAACCCAATAATACTCTTCAATAGAGACGCCTACATATTTCTAGATATGTCCTCATTTACACCATGTGGGCTCATACAGTCATACAAATAGAATCTGACTGGTTATGCAAGAACAGCAGTAGTTCCAGTCCTAGTATCCTAAACACAAAGGTCGCCCTGCCAACCAAAgccttgtgtttgatttcttTGATATGAAGCCTAGCCCCAATCTCAAATTGCATCAATCAATTGTGCTTGAAGCTTCTTACAATGCATACATCCTCTTGTACTCACTGTTCAAAATCTCATGATCCGATGCCACAGACATAGAGAAGGAGGAACGGGACCTGCTCTCAGCTTTCCTAATGTTCCTCAATTTGGACTCCTCCATCCTGTGTAAGACGACACAGTAGCACATGGAGCCAATAGTAGTCAGCATGATTGTACTGCCTATGATAGTTGCGCACACAGCAAGCCACCTGGACTGTGAACCCACCACCACATAAGACAGAGAAATAAAAGCAATCGAAATGGAGAGGCAAGCCAACCACATGAGCTTGTTGATCACAAAAACAAGCTGCTTTTTCGCTTTCTGTTCAATCACAACCACAGATGTCTGCACCACCACAACAGCAAGGGAGATGAATAGTGCCAGGCTgtcaaacaagaagaaaatgatgaaagcTGCATTTCTTGCTATGTGGGCTTGACCAAGCGTAAACCCTTGTGTTTTCTTTTCCACGTACTGGCCTGGAACGGTGAAGATGGCTGCAAAAGCCACGGTGGCAATGAGCACAGCAACAACAGTGGCTGAGTTTATAGCATTGTTGAGGCCGCTAATGTGGAGCTTCTTCAACTTCTTTGCAATTTTCTGGACCCTGGCACCAGTTTGACGTGTCTGCTGGAGTTGGGACTGGACGTCGTGCTTTATGTCACTCACAGTCTGCTTCAGCTGCTTCGCTGGATTTGAAGGTTTTCCAGAATTTGTGGCCCCTGCTTCCTTTAATACTGAAACAAGTTCTGAACTTCCAAACTTTTCTGCAATGTCAAACGGAGTCTCCCCACCCTTGTTAATTGCGTTGATGTTAATTCCCTCAATGGACAATAGACAACGTACATTCTGCAATGACATTTTACACTTTCATAAATCTAAATCTCAGTAAGATATCTGTAAACTAAAATATGAACGAGCTATTCCATTTATTCCAGAATTTGATTTTATTTCATAATCGGATGAGAAAAAATGCTAGCTTATACTACATTGTCTCCTTCACTGACAGCAATTACAATAGCATAACATATTCCGTAGGAGAGCATGCAGACcacacaaaagaaatttatgtTACCAACTTACCATACTTGCCAACTTCCCCATTCATTCAATACAAATGAAACATGATATCACATACGATAATTACAGGCCTTAAACTACTGCATATATAAAATAAACTCTACTATTCTTGAAAGTTGAATCATTGATATTGATTTGTCATATTTCATAAGACTAGAAAaaagttgaaacttgaaagtaaaCAGAGGAATATTGTGTAGTCACCTCAAGACGACCCTTCCGTGTAGCAATATGCAATGCTGTGTTTCCCTTGTTATCTTCCACAGCCAAAACTGAGGGGTCAGGTTTTATCAACTCCAGCACAATCTCCTCATTCTGGCCTTTCACAGCCATGTGGAGTGCAGTTTGGCCTTTGAGATCTGTTCTAAAAGCAGCGGTTGGATCCTTGCTGAGTAGGGATTTGACAACTTCCAAGTGCCCCATCCTTGCTGCTGAATGAAGCACAGTCTTACCATTATTGCGGGCTATCTTAGCAAGATTTGAGTCTGTTTCCAGAAGCAGATTTACAATCTCAATGTGCCCTTGAGTAGCAGCTGTGTGCAAGGCAGTCGAATTTGATAGGTCTGTGGTCATAGCCAAGTTGGGGAACACTTGCAGAAGTTCTTTCAACACCTCTGAAAGCAGCAATTTCGAATGGATTAAAAGAAGTAAAAGGTAATCGGGAATAACAACCACAAAAAATGATCAAGTTCTTAAACTACATCAATAGTATACGTGAAACTGCTTTCTGTTTTCTGTGTTCATAAGGATTCCATTTCTGATACTCTTTAAGTGATACCAAATGCTAACGAACAGGAAACCAAATGCAATTTATTGCTTTATATATCCAAAAATCCACATGCAATTGAAGCATATAAATCTATTGAATTAGTGGAAATATTATCTATCTTAGTGCCTTACCAAGATGGCCCTGTCTTACAGCAATGTGGAATGGATCATAGCCATTTCTGGCTGTGATGGATGCAGATTGAAGGTCCATATGCTTCAACATTTCCCTGACAACTACGGCATGACCATTCTCAGCTGAGGCATACAAGGGAGTCTCCCCCTCCTGGTTTGTCTTTGACATTAATAAACCAATTGCATCACCACTACTAGTACTAGTATTACAAGTCGCAACAATCTCTTTCACTCTATCTAAATTCCCTGCTCGAGCCGCCAAGTGGAGTTGGGAGTCACCTCTTTTACCAGGTGACTCCTTGCTCTTCCTCCTTTCACTGCTGCCGCCCCCAATAAAGCTCAGCTGCTTCTCCATTACTATTCGAAAACTCTTCTGCTTCTCCATAAGTCCGCGAAAACTCTTCTGTTTCTCCATTGCCCCGCGGAAACTAGACTGTTTCTCAATTGCCCCATTGAAACTCACTTGTTTTTCTATCTTTGCTGTCCGAAAGCTGTTTTGTCTCTCCATAATATCAATTCTGATGGAACAACAAAATTTACAGTACCAGTTGGGATCCGGATTCTCCGATTTTGATGCCAAAAACCTATTTCTAGTTTTGCAATGATCAGAGAAACAGTTACTTCACCACAGTAACGCTATGAATCCCAATTCCTGGATGAATTAGTTGTTGGAATCATATAGAACTTGAACTTGTGCAGATATCTCAATAAACATGTTCACCAATCTCTACCTACTTGGAATTCCAACTTTGTTTCAGATGCATCAAAAGCTGATTCTTATCCAAACTGAATTGAAATATTGAATATCAAAACCGATGTAACAATCAAAGCAACAtggaaaacccagaaagcagGTAGCAAGCTAACAGGTGAAGTAGCAGCAGAAGAGATCAATACCCAGCAAAAATAGTACCTTGATCATGAGCTTTTCATCAATACCCGGCAGGTATCGGAAAATCCAAAAACTAGATAGACATACCGATCATGGCTTCAgacagaagaagagagaagactgGCACGGGGTTATAGATCAGGACTAGGAGCTGCTTGCTTTCTCTGTGTCGCTGGCTCTGCAAAGTCTGAAGCTTTTTTAGAGAgtttgagagagggagagaaggtATAATCAGTGAGAGGACAACACCATCATAAATTTATGTACAGTGTACACCAACCAATAATTATTTGTATGATATTAATTACAAATTACACGAGAATAGGAGACGACAAGAACAAACCACTGCTGACAACGCCATCCACACACTGACACACATGATGTTTTTACTTTGCAAGTTTTAGAGCAGGATACTTTAATCTGCCGTTAGATTCTATCTCTCaacctacttttttttttttgggttaatgctcatacaccccaaatttgggaaaatacttctcataaaccccagtgtattatttttgttctcttttacacaactttttctcactttctttcctacctacccgtcttttcaaaatccctaccattagtacccctttgttgttttggtctgttagagtctgcatctgcatatgtctctttcataaatttatatatgttgttttagaaacgtggtgggcccatcagagtttgtttcatttgaatatatgtatgaagctgacagtcatcctctaaattcgaaaggtaaacagtacaatttactattcataatttcaattgtagacagacttgagcttgttgctatatgcaaacatactactaaagaactgcagaaagagagagaaaaactgagaaaattaaaaacctatcgggacagccttgatagagaatctcccaattactgggatattatttatagacttcagactagaatctataagatagaagaagagatagaaaatctcctatatgttctggaagaggaacaaaaacctctgaattatttgagcattggttagatccgcacttgactggtatcagagcttgtaaaaggctcaaaggagaacccctccttaatgggaacaatgtcagaattgttactagagaaaataaattctctactaaaatcttctgatgagaaatatcagaagttgttactagaaatatctagatgtcagtcgactcTAGAAGGATttcctgctataatccaccaattggaaagattggaaaacaaactggattatatcaaagaacttccaaaaacggaagaagaaaaactaacaagtgttagtagaaaaatcaaagaacagcaaaaaacgctggattctatactgaaggacaagaaattgcctacagtaaaaaagaagactaatggattcaaaccattagaaaaaccagacacaaatcgtgttccaaacatgatttttctggaaccatctactagtcagactagtatccggtatgaaaacccggaaaaaagagaaatgaagatgttaagcatctttggaaaaaagaaaggagttcaacttcTAAATGCCGAAGAATTTGAGTTCaatgagattgaacaagaagtaaaaaattcctcaatcccaaagttagatttcaaacagatctacaaaagaggaaagtttgatctaatggacagccattattttaaactactggagattacaaccccagcaaccgccggtggagagactgatcttctactgatcactctagcagaagttgccagagcacaagcaaaaaaatatcaatttatgcatattggagcagtccaagtaggcataaatctgctcgctcgagaaggtataaactgttcagtcctctgtgtgctacaggacaacaggttaacagacttccaagctagtctgttgggaacactcgaagcatctttatgtgaccaagtggcatatttcaactgcttccccaacttcaccaccagcttgaaagatgcagctcattgtctcagactgagagtcaagacagatggcatatccatgaaagaagatatgcaagaactagcaatagtatacaggatatactataaattgatgagtactacagtagcccctaagacacggattacaaatatcccaggtcttactactggattcctcaccaatcagaagaaccattcacaacagatccacaaagttacttggaatgaagtaacatttcctcttgaatggaaattatccggtccaaaaaagcaaccggaaagagcaaaagcaaaaatctacgagagtagaaaaactggagaaatcagcctcaacttcgacaatcacagaaaaagtgatgtctgtcctgagaacctcaggatgaacagcaatcttctgagaagaagctacagcaccagagaagcaaGTATCAGTGGTACAAGACCCACTATAGAAGAGCcgatatcagaagaagatctagaagctgatctatgcagacaagtccatatgctcagagccgagaagctctatgatctttacaaagaagctgagaattgtgaaagtcctgaacgattagaaaaactaatcgaggaaatgaaagaattcaaatgcagaaagacaagaaaagtctttccttaccaagatgttgaaatggaagaaggaggaagctccagaactttcataaaaaaagaaacaagggaaatgaaactcccagttcagaaagcccccacgggtaaaaaaggagaaagaaattctcaaagattcgtccccgaggacaatctgccaagagttccgatcacgaactatggcatctggttgaatctagacaagagtctagacaaaagaaaaaccattgaccaatgggtagatagcctgatgatggcttctgcactgacccttggaaaatttgaagcaccagatttgcaggtgtactatgaaactactctcactggagtggcaaaaaagtactacctatctttcaaggaaactaccagaggaagagactggcttgaagagataaaaaattcaaagtctccgtatgattttgcagtacccctgtacgatcaattctgtggagatctctcaaatctgagtgagaaagccaaagaaacggcaaagtcgaatatctatgctctcaagatctgtgacatgagatatttcgaagaatacctgaatgaatttcaggaatattactgtacaattggtgaactagagaatactgatctagttaatctgttgcacagaaagctccctgaaccatggagaacagctgtgagagaaagcatagctgaaaaaccaattgaaagattttcagttggaggaattgccgacagaatccggcaactactgaaggagcaatgcaaagccaatcttagagctatgatggccaagaagcaactcaaaggagttgaaaatttctgttacggaatactggatatgcccactaactggggatgtcatgaatccaaattccacagaaagaagaaaaaagaaaaatattactcgaaaaaattcaaaaagagtaatcagagaaagaattggagattcaagaagagctccaattacaagaagcaacaggatgaagatccaaaaaagaaattcttcaagaaaaagaagaatactcagcagcataaacaacctagcaagaaagcttgcagatgttggttgtgtaaagctgaagggcactatgccaatgaatgcccagaaaagggtaacagatctactaaagctctctttgaagaatatgagcaaatagtagaggtagcaaacatgaaaggctacgaaatagcctattctgatgatgaagatgacgacaggtcagtctattctgcctggtccgaagaagaagaaagttcatcagaagagtctgagatagattctgaagtagagtacttcgaatccagacaaatgaacgttttgaaagtcaaaaactgggaagaaagcaagacagaatccttcatgtcttcttatcaggtcaaccctggttcattcgtctgtgactactgcttatgtcacgagaagaatggtctccctatgttctgcgaagagtctaagaaaacttatcacaaagaatgcttcatagctgaagcaagaagaaaaaccaagaatggtcttgtcagccaatgggttgagcaaga is a window from the Rosa chinensis cultivar Old Blush chromosome 2, RchiOBHm-V2, whole genome shotgun sequence genome containing:
- the LOC112186338 gene encoding ankyrin repeat-containing protein At5g02620; translated protein: MERQNSFRTAKIEKQVSFNGAIEKQSSFRGAMEKQKSFRGLMEKQKSFRIVMEKQLSFIGGGSSERRKSKESPGKRGDSQLHLAARAGNLDRVKEIVATCNTSTSSGDAIGLLMSKTNQEGETPLYASAENGHAVVVREMLKHMDLQSASITARNGYDPFHIAVRQGHLEVLKELLQVFPNLAMTTDLSNSTALHTAATQGHIEIVNLLLETDSNLAKIARNNGKTVLHSAARMGHLEVVKSLLSKDPTAAFRTDLKGQTALHMAVKGQNEEIVLELIKPDPSVLAVEDNKGNTALHIATRKGRLENVRCLLSIEGININAINKGGETPFDIAEKFGSSELVSVLKEAGATNSGKPSNPAKQLKQTVSDIKHDVQSQLQQTRQTGARVQKIAKKLKKLHISGLNNAINSATVVAVLIATVAFAAIFTVPGQYVEKKTQGFTLGQAHIARNAAFIIFFLFDSLALFISLAVVVVQTSVVVIEQKAKKQLVFVINKLMWLACLSISIAFISLSYVVVGSQSRWLAVCATIIGSTIMLTTIGSMCYCVVLHRMEESKLRNIRKAESRSRSSFSMSVASDHEILNSEYKRMYAL
- the LOC112186343 gene encoding probable thiol methyltransferase 2 — its product is MSSQFSSSLIRTRRNLNLLPLIPPTSRTRVFLQLRMMMTKKREQGDPESQSRENHKPRGVNELQQLLHSDSTGGAGGGDWDKCWEQGLTPWDLGQPTPVIAHLHRLGALPKGRALVPGCGTGYDVVEIACPERHVTGLDISHNAINKALQLFSSLPNAMHFTFLKVDFFTWHPTELFDLIFDYTFFCAIEPDMRSAWAQKMRDILKPDGELITLMFPISDHLGGPPYKVSVSDYEEVLHPMGFKAISILDNHLAVLPRKGREKLGRWKRPASKSSL